The Saccharomycodes ludwigii strain NBRC 1722 chromosome II, whole genome shotgun sequence genome window below encodes:
- the STM1 gene encoding Stm1p (similar to Saccharomyces cerevisiae YLR150W | STM1 | Suppressor of ToM1), translating into MSNPFDLLGNDVEDASTPLVTKELVKNNTSSKKTDVNPRADKSKAKHRPAPTGNEGAIKDKNAGRKNNRSRTPPESSRAPRGGNSRRDRGDRSGKTDTAKKVNQGWGDNKKEEEFEEEGEADAKAELKADAEAEASEDAAPAVISLAAYLNENKAAGLDTVVAPKKVDQLEGVELLVKKEEVYVEPTKAKKVKSKQLKTKQFLDFDVSFADNNRNSGRGNGRGRGNGRGRGNGRGSFRGRGNGRPNRDTQEKKEAPVYKAENFPSLA; encoded by the coding sequence ATGTCTAACCCATTCGATTTATTAGGTAATGATGTTGAAGATGCTTCTACTCCGTTGGTCACCAAGGAATTAGTTAAGAATAACACTTCCTCCAAGAAGACTGATGTTAACCCAAGAGCTGACAAATCTAAGGCCAAGCATAGACCAGCTCCAACTGGTAATGAAGGTGCCATCAAGGATAAGAACGCTGGTAGAAAGAACAACAGATCTAGAACTCCTCCAGAAAGCAGCAGGGCCCCAAGAGGTGGTAACAGCAGAAGAGACCGTGGTGACAGATCTGGTAAGACCGACACTGCCAAGAAAGTTAACCAAGGTTGGGGTGACaacaaaaaggaagaagaatttGAAGAAGAGGGTGAAGCTGATGCTAAGGCTGAATTGAAAGCTGATGCTGAAGCTGAAGCTTCTGAAGATGCTGCACCAGCTGTTATTTCTTTGGCTGCCTATTTGAATGAAAATAAGGCTGCTGGTTTGGACACCGTCGTTGCTCCAAAGAAGGTTGACCAATTGGAAGGTGTTGAATTGTTAGTTAAGAAGGAAGAAGTTTATGTTGAACCTACCAAGGCTAAGAAAGTTAAGTCCAAGCAATTGAAGACCAAGCAATTCTTGGACTTTGACGTTTCCTTTGCTGACAACAACAGAAACAGTGGTAGAGGTAACGGTAGAGGTAGAGGTAACGGTAGAGGTAGAGGTAATGGTAGAGGTAGCTTCAGAGGTAGAGGTAACGGTAGACCTAACAGAGACACtcaagaaaagaaagaagcCCCAGTCTACAAAGCTGAAAACTTTCCATCTTTGGcctaa
- the PCD1 gene encoding 8-oxo-dGTP diphosphatase (similar to Saccharomyces cerevisiae YLR151C | PCD1 | Peroxisomal Coenzyme A Diphosphatase) — protein sequence MNFEIISRLGTIKANNSCSQFPLEIVWPPYRRSAVFILLFVGLNGELRVLLTRRSRKIRSFSGDVSLPGGKADNIKETCMDIARRETFEEIGLPQDDHILESKYNIKLENLCNGKWPCYLSKNFLSVKPTIWFMHNNNSTTSNNNKYSEPLKLKKWFGHLNDGETSSIFSIPLKDAISVKTQSSLPHEYSRFKEIGYKWGGISRNILYYYYDTNSPNFHEVSWLKDIGDMSSDEEYNSGSISENIKVKKLWGLTAQILYDIASVGYQTDPLLLPNKSISDKTNRIIGHETLLYGLHEFAHQMNSSKRSKWEKDMIANNPKAKFDQVIPVFYTK from the coding sequence ATGAACTTTGAAATTATCAGCAGGTTGGGAACTATTAAAGCAAATAATAGTTGTAGCCAGTTTCCTTTAGAAATCGTTTGGCCTCCATATAGAAGATCAGCTGTtttcatattattatttgtcgGTTTAAATGGCGAATTAAGAGTGCTGCTGACGAGGAgatcaagaaaaataagGTCTTTCAGTGGTGATGTATCTTTACCAGGCGGTAAAGCGGATAATATTAAAGAGACTTGTATGGACATCGCAAGAAGAGAAACTTTTGAGGAAATCGGGCTACCCCAAGATGACCATATATTAGAATCCAAATACAAtataaaattggaaaatctATGCAATGGTAAATGGCCATGctatttatcaaaaaattttctaagTGTGAAGCCTACAATTTGGTTTATgcataacaataatagtaccacctcaaataacaataaatattcaGAGCctttgaaattaaagaaatggTTTGGCCATCTAAATGACGGAGAAACTTCAAGCATTTTTAGTATTCCCTTAAAAGATGCAATTTCAGTCAAAACACAATCTTCATTACCACATGAATACAGTAgatttaaagaaattggTTATAAATGGGGGGGAATCAGTAGAAACATATTGTACTATTATTACGATACTAATAGTCCAAATTTCCATGAAGTCAGTTGGTTAAAAGATATTGGAGATATGAGCAGTGACGAAGAGTATAATTCCGGTTCCATTtctgaaaatattaaagttaaaaaattatgggGGTTAACTGCACAAATATTATATGATATAGCATCAGTTGGATATCAAACGGATCCATTGTTGTTGCCTAATAAAAGTATTTCTGACAAAACTAATCGAATAATCGGTCATGAAACTCTACTTTATGGACTACATGAATTTGCTCACCAAATGAATTCTTCGAAGAGGAGCAAATGGGAAAAAGATATGATTGCTAACAATCCTAAAGCAAAATTCGATCAAGTTATACCTGTGTTTTATACTAAGTGA
- a CDS encoding uncharacterized protein (similar to Saccharomyces cerevisiae YLR152C | putative protein of unknown function), translating to MAISLGEAIYIAVKPILKIYLIILVGFIIVKNKMISVETSRGISNLVINAILPCLTFNKIVGNLEDKDIKEIGAICLTAIMLFTAGGLGAYALLYITPVPEKWKWGLIFAGLFPNISDLPIAYMQSMTTTNLFSSDQVDKGVAYTCIFLTVQNFMMMNLGMFRIVGLDFREDIKHNSDEEAYVVSKQGEEESQNISDANGEPISNNNTDKLRSVNTQDMPVGEIFKNNNSTIDNSNQSIYCIPQNTDMYKEPLHIYLTNNSVTTTASAPKSMNEISYTKIKRRKRTQSLVSEYSALSRIRSGDIDLTKPLTLTSEVGNVNYGDNLVDEDCEIGIHAKDNNSLYLSAKDTISTIHNIPGNFDGFCTKYHLKWLHYILINFCRPASIGTILGIICAMIPWVKALFVHTDVHVHQAPDGEPVLNFLMDFTSYIANACVPLGLLLLGGTLGRLEINNIPQGFLKTALSMTLIRLTILPIIGVAWANKLYDMHWVDTVIAKFVVILTWSMPNATAQVYFTAFYTPLEGRHLQMDCLSIFFLLEYMVLFITVSFVISYTLKVDLKF from the coding sequence ATGGCCATTTCATTAGGGGAAGCAATTTATATTGCTGTGAAACCCattttaaagatttatttaatcATACTTGTCGGATTTATcatagttaaaaataaaatgattaGTGTAGAAACCTCAAGAGGGATTTCAAATTTAGTTATCAATGCGATTTTACCATGTTTgacttttaataaaatcgTGGGCAATCTAGAAGATAAAGATATCAAAGAAATTGGCGCTATTTGTTTAACCGCCATTATGTTGTTTACAGCAGGCGGTTTAGGTGCTTAtgctttattatatattacaCCAGTACCTGAAAAATGGAAGTGGGGATTGATTTTTGCTGGATTATTTCCCAATATATCTGATTTACCTATCGCTTACATGCAAAGCATGACTACAACAAATTTGTTTAGTTCAGACCAAGTTGATAAAGGGGTTGCTTACACCTGTATCTTTTTGACTGTTCAAAATTTTATGATGATGAATCTAGGAATGTTTAGAATAGTGGGTCTTGATTTCAGAGAGGATATAAAGCATAATAGTGACGAAGAGGCGTATGTTGTCAGTAAGCAAGGCGAAGAAGAAAGTCAAAACATATCAGATGCTAATGGAGAGCCCATttccaataacaatactgaTAAATTACGATCCGTTAATACACAAGACATGCCAGTAGGGGagattttcaaaaataacaatagtacAATTGATAACAGCAACCAATCTATATATTGTATACCACAGAATACAGATATGTACAAAGAACCATtgcatatatatttgactAATAATTCTGTAACCACTACTGCCTCTGCACCAAAATCAATGAACGAGATCAGctatacaaaaataaaaaggaggAAAAGAACGCAATCGTTGGTTAGCGAGTACAGTGCTTTATCCAGAATTAGATCTGGTGATATTGATTTAACAAAGCCACTAACTTTAACAAGTGAGGTGGGCAACGTAAATTATGGGGATAATTTAGTCGACGAAGATTGTGAAATTGGTATTCATGcaaaagataataattcaCTATATTTATCTGCAAAGGATACAATATCGACAATACATAACATACCAGGTAATTTTGATGGATTTTGTACtaaatatcatttaaaatggcttcattatattttaataaatttttgtagGCCGGCTTCAATCGGAACAATTTTGGGTATTATATGTGCTATGATCCCATGGGTCAAAGCTCTATTCGTACATACCGATGTTCACGTCCATCAAGCTCCTGATGGCGAGCCAGTTTTAAACTTTCTAATGGATTTTACTTCCTATATTGCAAATGCATGTGTTCCATTAggattattgttattgggCGGGACATTGGGAAGattggaaataaataacattcCACAAggatttttaaaaaccGCATTAAGCATGACATTAATTAGGTTAACTATATTACCAATTATTGGTGTCGCTTGGGCAAATAAATTGTATGACATGCATTGGGTGGACACTGTAATAGCTAAGTTTGTTGTCATCTTAACGTGGTCTATGCCCAATGCAACTGCGCAAGTTTATTTTACTGCCTTTTATACTCCTTTAGAGGGGAGGCATTTACAAATGGATTGCTtgagtattttttttttgttagagTATatggttttatttataactgtttcttttgttattagCTATACTCTAAAAGTGGATTTGAAATTTTag
- the ACS2 gene encoding acetate--CoA ligase ACS2 (similar to Saccharomyces cerevisiae YLR153C | ACS2 | Acetyl CoA Synthetase) encodes MTKEHSVVHEAHKVAFRETPEHFYKSQPAKGYITSPAEYEKMYKQSIEDPEGFFGPMAREYLHWDRDFTKVLSGSLSKGDIAWFLNGELNACYNCVDRHAFANPNKPAIIYEADDESDNKVITFGELLEEVSKVAGVLKSWGVQKGDTVAVYLPMTPQAVIAMLAVARLGAIHSVIFAGFSAGSLKDRVVDAGCKVVITCDEGRRGGKTVNIKKIVDEGLNGVEHVSHILVYKRTGSPKIPMTPGRDYWWNEETEKQRGYIPPVPINAEDPLFLLYTSGSTGSPKGVVHTTGGYLLGAALTTRYVFDIHPEDVLFTAGDVGWITGHTYALYGPLCLGTATIIFESTPAYPDYGRYWRIIERHKATHFYVAPTAMRLIKRVGEAEIAKYDTSSLRVLGSVGEPISPDLWEWYHEKVGNKNCVICDTMWQTESGSHLIAPLAGAVPTKPGSATVPFFGVNACIIDPVSGKELKGNDVAGVLAVKSPWPSMARSVWNNHSRYMETYLKPYPGYYFTGDGAGRDHDGYYWIRGRVDDVVNVSGHRLSTSEIEAAIGEHQAVSECAVVGIPDELTGQTVVAYVSLKENALKDADGDEETNPDVLRRELIMQVRGEIGPFAAPKTIILVDDLPKTRSGKIMRRVLRKIASNEAEELGDLSTLANPDVVPKLLTAVETQFFALKNKKK; translated from the coding sequence ATGACTAAAGAACACTCTGTCGTCCACGAAGCTCACAAAGTAGCTTTCCGCGAAACACCTGAACATTTCTACAAATCTCAACCAGCCAAGGGTTATATCACTTCTCCAGCTGAATACgaaaaaatgtataaacAGTCTATTGAAGATCCAGAGGGATTTTTCGGTCCAATGGCCAGAGAATACTTGCATTGGGATAGAGATTTTACCAAAGTTTTGTCTGGTTCCTTGTCAAAGGGTGATATTGCTTGGTTTTTAAACGGTGAACTAAACGCATGTTACAATTGTGTTGATAGACATGCATTTGCAAACCCAAACAAACCGGCTATTATTTATGAGGCAGATGATGAAAGCGATAACAAAGTTATAACTTTTGGTGAATTGCTGGAAGAAGTTAGTAAAGTTGCTGGGGTTTTAAAAAGTTGGGGAGTTCAAAAAGGTGACACAGTTGCTGTTTACTTACCAATGACTCCACAAGCTGTTATTGCCATGTTAGCTGTTGCTCGTTTGGGTGCTATTCATTCTGTTATTTTTGCTGGGTTTTCTGCTGGTTCTTTAAAAGACCGTGTAGTTGATGCTGGTTGTAAAGTTGTTATTACCTGTGATGAAGGTCGTAGAGGTGGTAAAACCGTTAATATTAAGAAAATTGTCGATGAAGGTTTGAATGGGGTGGAACATGTTTCTCATATTCTTGTTTATAAAAGGACCGGTTCTCCAAAGATTCCTATGACACCAGGTAGAGATTATTGGTGGAATGAAGAAACCGAAAAGCAAAGAGGGTATATTCCACCAGTTCCAATTAATGCCGAGGATCCTTTATTCTTACTATACACAAGTGGTTCTACTGGTTCTCCTAAGGGTGTTGTTCATACTACTGGTGGCTATTTATTAGGAGCCGCTTTAACCACCAGATATGTTTTCGATATACATCCTGAGGACGTATTGTTTACTGCAGGTGATGTTGGTTGGATTACCGGCCATACCTATGCTTTATACGGACCATTGTGTTTAGGTACGGCCaccattatttttgaatcCACACCAGCTTACCCAGATTATGGTAGATATTGGAGAATTATCGAGCGTCACAAAGCTACACATTTCTATGTTGCACCAACTGCTATGAGATTGATCAAGCGTGTTGGTGAAGCCGAAATCGCCAAATATGACACTTCTAGTTTAAGAGTTTTAGGTTCCGTTGGTGAACCAATATCCCCTGATTTATGGGAATGGTATCATGAAAAGGTTGGTAACAAGAACTGTGTCATTTGTGATACTATGTGGCAAACAGAGTCTGGATCACATTTGATTGCTCCATTGGCTGGTGCTGTTCCAACTAAACCAGGTTCAGCTACCGTTCCATTTTTCGGTGTGAATGCTTGTATTATTGACCCTGTTAGTGGTAAAGAGCTAAAAGGTAATGATGTTGCTGGTGTCTTAGCTGTCAAATCGCCATGGCCTTCTATGGCTAGATCTGTTTGGAATAACCATTCCCGTTACATGGAGACTTATTTGAAGCCATATCCAGGTTATTATTTCACCGGTGATGGTGCTGGTAGAGATCATGACGGTTACTACTGGATTAGAGGTAGAGTTGATGATGTTGTCAATGTTTCTGGTCATAGATTATCTACATCTGAAATTGAAGCTGCTATTGGTGAACACCAAGCTGTTTCTGAGTGTGCTGTTGTGGGTATCCCAGATGAATTGACTGGCCAAACCGTTGTCGCTTATGTTTCTTTGAAGGAAAATGCCTTAAAAGATGCTGATGGAGATGAGGAAACTAATCCAGATGTCTTGCGTCGTGAATTGATTATGCAAGTTAGAGGTGAAATTGGGCCATTTGCTGCTCCAAAGACCATTATTTTGGTTGATGATTTACCAAAAACTAGATCCGGTAAAATTATGAGAAGAGTCTTAAGAAAGATTGCCTCTAATGAGGCTGAAGAATTAGGTGACTTATCTACTTTAGCTAATCCAGATGTTGTTCCAAAGTTATTAACTGCGGTGGAAACTCAATTTTTCGCtttaaagaataaaaagaaataa